A window of Raineyella sp. W15-4 contains these coding sequences:
- a CDS encoding type IV toxin-antitoxin system AbiEi family antitoxin: MAGLPIQITKAPLRTVRPVMLRGLYANPEKELVRMRRDGRLVRIAPGTYTAKPDTIDAAVEWFPRFEEAAMAYATGQYGPRVPVLAGIGAARFHHAIPRALGVTVIAVPEQHRPVMLANGGRVVFTCTDTSALDARLETGGLGTFMVTTPEQTFVDLLARPEVGGLPAEASAAAAELASRVDPGRVRRIAAGRPSSVQRRVEAALR, translated from the coding sequence GTGGCTGGGCTCCCGATCCAGATCACCAAGGCTCCGTTGCGGACGGTGCGACCGGTGATGCTGCGCGGTCTGTACGCGAACCCGGAAAAGGAACTCGTGCGGATGCGGAGGGACGGCCGGCTGGTGAGGATCGCTCCGGGGACCTACACCGCCAAGCCCGACACGATCGACGCCGCTGTGGAGTGGTTCCCGCGTTTCGAGGAGGCGGCGATGGCGTACGCCACAGGCCAGTACGGGCCTCGTGTCCCTGTCCTGGCCGGGATCGGTGCGGCGCGTTTCCATCACGCGATCCCCAGGGCGCTAGGCGTCACCGTGATCGCTGTCCCGGAGCAGCACCGTCCAGTAATGCTCGCCAACGGAGGCAGGGTGGTCTTCACCTGCACCGACACCAGCGCGCTCGATGCGCGGCTGGAGACCGGGGGCCTGGGTACGTTCATGGTCACCACCCCCGAACAGACCTTCGTCGACCTCCTGGCCCGACCCGAGGTCGGTGGGCTGCCTGCGGAGGCGAGCGCCGCCGCGGCCGAGCTCGCCTCCAGGGTCGACCCGGGCCGGGTCCGGCGGATCGCGGCCGGGCGGCCCTCATCGGTGCAGCGGCGGGTCGAGGCGGCCCTGCGATGA